AGAACTTTCGCACAGGGTGTTCCAAAACGGGACGAATGTTGGTATATTcgagagatcgaaggaaaaatatcgattctcttATTCCGGATTCAAGAAACCGTTGAATGATCTCAGCCACCGTTCGTATACACTGGACACGAGTCATCGACAGCTACGAAGTGCAGTGAGAAAGAATGGATCAGCCCTGGAAGTAATTGCaagtcgtattgggtcagacggttTAGTCTGTCTGTCGCTGGCCACATTCTACTGGCTGGCTGCATCGCGCTCCCCTTGATCCGAGATGCGTATCTCTTTCTCGCTAATTGCAAGATGCTTCGTGACAGTGTTACCGAAACGGGTACTACTAGAATAAAGGCTACTGAAATGGACTACTGGAATGAAAACTATTAGAATGGAACGAATACCATCAGAATTGAAAACTTCTGAAATGGACTACTAGAATAAAAACTAGTACAATGGAACGAATATCATCAGAATTGGAAACTATTAGAATGAAGACTACTAAAACGAAAGCTACTAGAAAGAAGATTGCCAAAATAAAACTATTGGAATAAGAATTATTAGAATGGAGATTTCCAGAACAAAAATTACTAGAATGAAGACTACTAAAAGGAAGACTACTAGAAAGAAGACTGCTAAAATAAGACTATTGGAATAAGGATTATTAGAATGAAGATTTCCAGAATGAAAATTACTAGAATTAAAACTACTAAAATGAAGACTAATAGAATGAAGgccattaaaataaaattattgaaataaggACTACTATAATGAAAATTACTAGAATGAAGATTTCTAAAATGAAGATTTCTAGAATGAAAATTTCTAGAATGAAGATTTCTAGAATGAAGATTTCTAGAATGAAGATTTCTAGAATGAAGACTACTAAAATAAAGATTACTAGAACGAACACTATCAGAATAAAActattagaatatttgaatGAATATTTTTAGAATGAAGACTATTAGAACGAAGACGCAAATCTTAAAAACTGACGTCGAATTCCTTCGAGTTGCGTTTGATATTTAACAATACATGTATAGCAGATAAATCAGGTACGCTGAAGGTGCAGTAACACAAAAGCATTGTATAACATTTTCGGAATGTCTGGATTGCGGAAATGAATAGCTGAACGCGTAAGCAAACCCGACAATACGAAAACATCGTTAAATTTGTACTTTGTATGCTCGGCAAATGTTAATTTAAATGAGAAAATAACTCCggtgtataattattaaaatatgttcGCACGTGCAATTCGTTGTGAAGCATTTCGATGCATCGAGTATAATGTAACTCGCGTTGCAACAAATCGCCAAGTCTCGTTGAATGTTACACGcatcaatttctttcgaaacaaaACGTTAAATCGGCCGTGTACAATAAAAACTTACAATTGTTGCAAGTATTACAAACGTCGTTTATAAATCGGTTAAATAACACGAGACACGAGCGACACACCTGACGCGACACTCGCTACTTTTGTGGTGTTGTTAAATCTAATTATCAGCAGTCTATTGAGTAAATATTGATCTGTTCGGAATAGCAGATTACTAAGGTCACCGAATTCAAGTATAACAATTTTATCAGCGACCAaatttaaagtttttttttttaaatcagtaCACGTTACACAAATTTAACTCGAATTTTCAAGATGGTTTACCAGAGTTTCCAATTATCTGGAAACGATACTCGAATGAGATTCGTGGGTAAATTCAAAGGTACTTGAACGTTATTATCgctagaaataaatcgagaacctATACGAAGGAATTTACGAATTTCATATCGCGATACATTGTTTATATCGCAGGTAACAGCTACTATTCAGATATCGAACTTAGGAAGAATTAAGAAGATTGAATTAACGACCTAAATGGCTCAATAGGCTGGAACGTTCATTCAGGAAATGAAAGATCCGGGTCTGAACATCCTGGTTCACCGATTGATTGATTCTTTCTCTTTACATTGAAGAATCTACAGTCACTGTGAGACCTTCGGAAGCTTTCAAGAATCACAAGAAGCTATTGCATGATCTTCTGCCGAAGGTACAGCCGATCGCAAAAGTTTACGTACATTCGAGACACTTGCAAGATCGTTGACAATACGAGGGTACAATAatcttataaatattaaattatttgtcgGTCGAAGTTCGAatcgttttgaaaaattaataatatttgtaacgtataacacgtcaCAAAAATGTAAACAGAAATATCacagatacatatatatatacattaagaCTTACAAAAAGTATTACTATAgttgtattaatattttgctGGTCCAATATATCAAACATTGATCTTCGGACAAATTTTTCTAACAAATTAACAATCTATGTAACTTTATCTGTAATAAATTCCCCTTTTCAGGGATACTGGCACATTCGTCtatgaaatttgtatttatttcgtaCAAACCGACCAGCCCTTGAAGAAGTTAAGATATTGTGAAACTTCAACATTTACCAAAATCCacaatggcattttgaatagtCTCCGCAACTCTCTCGAGCAGTTGAAAAAGACTCGATGTgcgaaaatgtttaattatggacaaaatatttaagttaactacaaaaaaaaacacatactattatattatatctGCCCTCTATATCGTATATCGACCGTACCAGTAACCAAGTAGCCTATTAAACCATGTGCATActccttttatttcgttttctaaaatgtcGACGAACAAAATACTAATTTCGTTATCTTCATATTATTACTTtgtcgtgtgtgtgtgtgtgtgtgtgttgtgttgtgtgtgtgtgcgtgtaaataattaaaattatcaacTATACCACATACGCGTACAATCGATAGTCCACGCGGTCGAACTTTAaccatttataatttataaataattatcgcgGCGCGCGAACATTGTTATTATTACCCAGAAGAAAAGTTcgctacgaaaaaaaaataatcgtatACGAAAAATCGCACgtttattatgaaatatttcgcgataaTATGTACTTCACCGAGCAACGGACATCGTAAACAGGCCACACGAAGGAGTCCACGAGTCTCGCGAATCTCTCCTGgaacacgatatttttatttctgctAATCTCTGCCTCACGCGTGAACCGACGCGTTCATCGGGATCCGTTAAATCTCGCGACTCGAGGTCGTCCATCTATTCCTACGCGGTGAAAAACATCCGAGAGGAAGAGAAAAACATTCCGGCGCCACTGGCTGTGCAAAGACACGCGCGCGTACGCAAGCAAACAGATAAATGCGTTCATTAAGATTAGCGCACAACTGTACGCCGATACGCGGTgttaattgaacaaagaaaagaagggaAGGAGAGATAGAAACGCGAAGAGCCGAACCCACACGGTTTCacgtcgaaacgaaacacgcGCACCGGTGTCTGTTTCTGCTGCGCGCGAACGATGCGCACGGACGAGGGGTGGGGATAACGCGTTCGCAGACGCGCGTGGAATCTCCGCTCGAAAACAACTCCGGGAAAAAAGCGGTGAAACCGTACGCGTGGTCGCGGCAACTCCGTTTCGAGAGCGAGGTGTGTTCTCGGAAAGCATCGGTGCCGCGCTCTGCCCTTGCGACGATTACCGAGAAACCGGCGaaccgaagaaaaagaaaccgttACGGCGCAATAAATCGGAGCAACGGTTAACGATTCGCGCGCACGAAATTCTTCTGCGCCGTGGCACGAACCGCCACGAGCCAGGCTCGAATGTGGAAACGCACGTACCGCGCGCGATGCCATTGGCCTTCTGTTTTTCAATGAGCGCCAACCATCGGTCAAAGCGATCGCGCTCGGCCTTCCTGCGCCGCCGATAGCCCGTTAAACACAGCACCTCGAGCGTAAACGCGATCGACTGGCCCCGGAATGAACTAGAACGTTCAGAAGCAAAGAAACGTATACATCGCGCGCTTCGTCGCTTTGTTCTCGAGGACGAAGCAACCCGTAACCGGAGCGTAGCGTTCAACGATAAAGAAGCCGAGGTTCCCTTGGTAACGCGAAACAAAAAGGGAGTTTCACGAATTAAAGTCCCGGGTTACGATGGTGCCCCAATTATTCAATTTAACAGGAGGAGATTTTTTTCTCTTAGATCTGATAGGTAGATACATACATTGGCAAAACACGTTCTATTTTTAGGGTATAATACGCGACTTATTACGTTGCACATTCAAGTAGCAAATTTCAAGAATATCCAgacgtaaatatttatcgagtcgAATTTCGAGGACTACTGTACCGTGAGGGACTGGAAAGATGTCACTTGGATCGAATGGGATATAGTACTGTGCACAAAGGTAATGTGGACAATGTTGGACAATTTTTGCTTAGTCGATGGTCGACCAGAACGTCTAAACCAATACGATTCCTAATTCCTGCCAGAcgacatctttccagctccccaTAGTAGTAAAATGGAGTTGTACCGTATCGACCAATGGAGAGAATGATCGCCTAGCAACAAATGTCTTCCATTTGGGAGAAAAGTAAATCGTTG
This window of the Ptiloglossa arizonensis isolate GNS036 chromosome 5, iyPtiAriz1_principal, whole genome shotgun sequence genome carries:
- the LOC143146751 gene encoding uncharacterized protein LOC143146751, whose translation is MDACKQLAYSRRTQLQFARCCKPVELSHRVFQNGTNVGIFERSKEKYRFSYSGFKKPLNDLSHRSYTLDTSHRQLRSAVRKNGSALEVIASRIGSDGLVCLSLATFYWLAASRSP